The region ATCACCCTTTTTGGTAATCTATGACAAGCGAGATAAAGCTTGATAATAGCGAGTGTGCGATAGGAAGTGACACAAAACGGCTTTGCATGCATCTCTTACCGTCCCGGCCATCTTCGCGATGCACATCGTGTAGCACTTTAGCTCGGGATTCTCCTCAAAGATGCCCTTCCGAAGATTGTCCAGCATCTCTGCGAGAATATTTTACGgttgttgattgatttcttatCTGAGATGGTCACACTTGCCTGTCTCTACTTTAAACTTGGGTGCACAAGCGGACCGCATCATGTCCATCGAGTTGATCAGCTGCTTACGGGTCATCTGGAAAGGGGTGGATTGATACTAGCTAGGGATCCTTCACACTCCGCTACCGCATACACTACGCAGCTACAACCATACCGCACTCTGGACGAAATAGGACGAACTCCAGAGAAGGATCACTCCAAACGCCAGCAGGATTCTGGCGCTGCGTTTACTACAACCATCCGTCGGCATGGTTTAGGTCGGGCGCGAGTCCACTACGCTGCACATGGTGTTGCACCGAATCGGTTGCGTTTGAATCGACGATTACCACAGTCCTATCATCGTCGGATTGTATTTATCAGTTGACTCCGTGAACTGGTTGACAGCTGGACTAGAGCAAGACTAGTCATTATCAATCGTCGCTTACAATCATCCGGTCGAGGCAGTCGAACGCATCGCAGTGAGTAATTATCACCTTTACGGTTGACGGGCGAAGTTgaaattcatttccttcctgcTGGTAAAGCTGATGTGTTGAGAGAATCGTTCGTCACCGGCTAATTGTGGCCTATTGGAAACTATCGCTTATCGTATCGTGGACCGTATCGCTCAATCGTTCGTTTCGATAAACGGTGAACACTTTTTGCAATTCGTTTTGTCCCCGTAGCATAAGTGATCAGGGTGAAGGTGTACTAATTGATAGCGTTTTTTGCTAGTGTACTCTGTTTAgctacaataaaaaaaatcacgggCACTGAAATGCAATGCAGTACACGATAGAAgctgaatttaaaaaaaatgttcgaaaaaaaggtgaatatttgaatttattcGTCAACAGACTACAACACTTTTCTTCTACAGCTTCATAAGAACGGCTCGTTGCCGTATTGCCATTCGAAGCCACGCTAGTAGCAGCTACTACCTCATTTCCGGCATGCGTTCCTGGTTTCGCGCGTTCGAACACTTccatgcaacaacaaaacaaaaaacaacaagaacaaaacaagaaaataagaaaagagagaaatccGTCGTGGAAGAACGAAATACATGCAACACAAGCAGATTGAATTGGAGCTAGCGGCAGTACCGTCTCAGTCGCATGTGCTGCTAGTAAAATAGAGGGAAGCAAAAACTCTCTGGCGGGCGCACGACACCGCGGACGGAAGTGGAAATAAGTCGTTGCTTTCCCCGTTCCCCTTCACACGGTGCACGTGGTCACACGCACGCTTCTTGTGCCACGCTGTGTTGCGGCCAGGTCGTATGGGGGGAGCGCTCAAACGCGCTCGTCGTCCACACGGTGCACAATTTGAACCAGGAGCGAAGCATTCACGCAGCAAGCACGCAGCGCTTGCACGGACCCTAACACACGCATCCACGGACGTATGTGTAGTCGCCAACACGAGCTGCGAACACGTGACAACGCGAACATGGCTTCGTGGAAGAGTAAGCAATATTGAACACTACCATGTGCGCTGTACAGAACGCATGGGAAAAATTTGTTGAAAAAGTACAGTCTGTATATTTTTCTAGattattttttgctttctttctttggaGAAGATAAGTTAGATAGTGCAACACGTGAAgaggaaggcagcagcactATGTTAAATATAGCTTACcttgtcgatcgattgtcaTGATGCCATGCCATTTCTACttgattaaatattcattcaacacgttaaaatatatttttcgtatatgcatttttattattatgttctctcttttccagTAAGACCTCCTAGCTGCACTCGCTTTCCGTTGCACTGAACTATGTTACTAGTTTGCTTACTATTTTAATCCGGCAAATGTAATCCCAAACATTCTTACAGACGTCAAGGGATACCAGCTTAGTATGAATGTCGGGGAGATTTCGGCTACAATTAGGCTTTCCGttggagaacaaaaaaaatatatcgAAAAAGATAAGGGAATTGATGGATTGATTTAGTTGTTTCCCCCCGCTGATTCGTACTTCGCAGTGCCGCGTAGCCGAGTAACTTGCGATTGAGTTGAGtgattttgaatgaaatctGGCAATGGTAAAGATGTTAGTTAACGGTTCGTGACTTCCTCACTGATTAGCATGATTTATTCTGCTGTGCGTTCTGGCATTATCAGTACCTAAGTTTTCGGATACAAAAGGAGCACTATTCTACTCTGCTTCGTGTTTGCAATCGGTGGATGGCGAAATGGCTTGTCCGATGGCTGAGCGGATCGACAAAATGaggaaacaaaataataacgagatcaaataataaaatacacTATCCTACTCTATTATGCGCTTATCGTTTGAATCGCGGAAGGAGGAagtaaatgaaacgaaaagaaggaaaacaggaCCGCCGGACCCCTGGTGACAATATTCGATATTGTCGTTATGCTACGGATTTACGGGAGTGGCGGCAACCTTCCGAGTAGCAGCATGTGGCATTTTTAACATACAAAgcattccgttcgttcgcctcgcctcgcctcgcctcaaTCTCATGGCCATCCATCCGCCACTGCTCACCCCCGTTTGAGGACTTTTCTGTAGGGTTATCTATTATACTTATCAAATAGCATTCACATTGCAGCTACATCTCCCTAGTACCCATCGCACGGTTCGCGTCGTTTGTTTCATAAGCTACCACCGACCTAGCTTACTCTTATCTTACGTTTCGGTTTGTACTCTAGTGTTTAAGTTTAAGTGTATATAgggtttccttttgttttttttgttcttttttcttcttttcgttacTATCTGTCACCCTCGTTTCTAGCCAGAGTAGCTGTTGTTCGTGAAGCTTTCGCTCTAGCTCAACAGGAGGATGCCGCACAATGAGCGGTAGAGCGCGTAGAgatgaaatggaacgaaatggtTATATGCTGGCGAACAGTGTGAGGATCGATCGAGCTTAGTATATTTAGTTGtacattgtttttgtttcgcatcTCGCCTTCATTAAACCGTATGTTTCGAGGTGCCGCCGCATAAACCGCACAACGATGCGATGCCTAAGCCTTACGTGGCTAGTAAGAAGAGAGTGCCCCATTTACAGCAGTCGCGTAGTGCATATTTCAAAGGTGTACACATTGAAATAGGTGTGATGTTTAACAAGCTGTACAACTCTCTTGCTGGTGCATACATTTCGTTGCTCCCTGTACCCTATCTCACTGGATAGTCCCGCATGGCATTTTCggggaagaggagagagagagagagagaggtgataCCGTGGGGATGCTACGGTTACGATAATGCTACTTATCTAATCGTATGCTAATCTATCATTGATGCTCATGAGACCGTTAACGCAAGCTTACTATCACCTACTCAATTCGCTTCCCGCTGTTTGTTGTGTCTGTGGTCGTGCTGATGGCATTGGTTAGCATTATTTGAACGAAACAACCATTCGAAAGCAGCACAAAGAATCACAATAGATCAAGGtgtgcaaagcaaagcaaaacatttatCCAGCAAATAGACACAACTGTGTTATAGGTTCTCAATGCGAGTAAAAAAGCCAACCAGGTTTTGTGTCTTATGGGAAAGAGGAATGCTTCTATCCTTCCGAAACATATGCAGGACAGCCAGCAATGCGCAGGATACACAGGATGTACATTCTCGTACTGGACACTTTAACTTACTTACCACAGCCATATAGATTTGTTAGTTTTCGTATGCTATTCTagttcgctccctctctctacctTGTGCCAGCAGACAACGTACAGCTAGGCGCACCAACGCGTTTCGTGCTCTAATGCTTATGGCTTTCCTCTGCTGCTCACACCAGGCACAGCACGGGCGGTGGTCACTCTGGACAGTGGTAGCAAACGTCCTAAAAGCCTCCAAATGGCATCATTCAAAAGGGTCAAAGGGGCTGTGTGATTTACTGAGGGACGAGAACCTACGGTAAAAGTGCCTAGCGACAATCTCGTAACGTAATGCTTTTACAGTTCGAGACAATTTGGACAAATGGTTCCCCTGTTCAGCTTGTTTCCCTCTCGCACAATTCTATCACCGTCTATCCTCTTATCATAAGCGCTAAACATAAACTAACATTTACACTGATGTGTACAgacaaaacagacacacgtgTGCCCGTGCGTACACTGCAGCACGACGGACTCACAATTTAtgctaaaacaaacacacggcaTCAACACGGATTTACCTGTATTTACAATATACAAACAGGAGACTCAACAATCTAGGAGTTCAATGTTAAACAGTGAAGTCACGTTTTAAAACAAACCTGCCGATGGCGATTGCATCGATGCTAAGTAACAGGACCACGGGAAATTAATCGACAATTTGGCAGCTGAAGGGGGTACACTCTAGGATCATGTATATTGCATTCAACCCCTCTAAAAACAATGGTATAtctgtgtgtatatgtgtgtgtatgtttgcgtAGAGGAAAACTCATATTTGTGCTCAAAACGGGATGGCAATTGGTGCCGATGGCGGGTGCAGAAGTGGATAAcggcaaaaagaaaacgaatagAAAATACGTGcaatcgtgcgtgcgtgcgtgttcaAAGATGCGTCGATTCACCTGCAAGGAAGAAGGAATGTAAAGGATTTGCCTTAGTCATATGCATCTTTCCGAAAGCTTGACTGATCCATGGTGGGTTTCAAAAGACGAAATGGGATTCTCGGCTTTGCAAACGGTTATACTTGTTTGTCGCAATAGTCGCATACAAGAAGGATTTAAAAGCATTGAAGAATAAGGAGATTCAGAAATTTATGCACAAACgtgaacgaaagaaagaaaataaaagataGCAAAGGGCAGTGAAAGCCTCTGGGAGAGAAAGCTGGTTTTCTTAGTTAGTAGTTAGTAGCTAACAACGAAACATGCAAACGTGTACATTCTGTTATCCGATGTGTTACCATCAACTGCTAATCGTTCTGTTTCTACATGTTAGTTTGTGCCTTCTACCTTAGCGATTTGCAATTCTGTAGTCACTTTTATTTGACGCAATCATCTGCTGGACGGCTGTGGCCTGAAATATTCGTGTTTCACAACGATTGGATTCCCGGAGTTGCTCTCGGACAGATGCTCGGTTCAGCGGGAGTGGAACCGAACGTGCGATTCTGCTGCAAAATATTGAGATATTGAGTTGTGATTTTCGTAAGCTTATGattgatgcagatgatgaacACACTGTGTGCCATTCCGCGTATAGGCGGAAATGCTGCCTACACCTGCACCATATCACTGTTACGCAGGTTCTGCCCCGGTGCCGATAGCCCGGAAGCGGAAGATTTAGTGGTTATTTGGGATGGAATATTTGGCTCTTTCTCGCCAGACATTATCGCCGTGATGTCATCGTGACAAGCGCCATTCACAATGGCGGACGGTGAACCGGTACTGGGGGCACTCTTTCTTTTGTTATTACaactgctgcttttgctgctgcggctgctgttgctgttgctactgcaactggtggtggtgctactgttaTCGGAAGATGAGTTTAGCAGCGAACAAAGTGGTTGTGGATCGCCGTTCGTGATCCCACTgaccggtggaggtggtggagaagtTCCGGATGCAACAGTTGATGAGAGCAGATTTACGATTTCCGGTTCCGAAAGCAACCGATAACGAACGAGACTCTCCGGGGACTCTACTCTCATCGATCGTTTGCGTGTGATCGCAAAAATGCATGCGGAACAACATATaataacaaataaaacatACATACAGACGCACCCAtacataaaacacacacatatgtcgcacagcagcaacacacagTAAGCGGCAATTACGGTGTCGATGAAAAGTTGGTAAAGTTGGATGATGTCGGGTGATGAGATGTGATATGTTCGGTTGAGTGGCACAGGTACATGAAAGATGTTGTTTGGGTAGAGgtattagtagtagtaatagaagaagaagacaacaGTAGTAGTTTTAGTAgatggcagtagtagtagtagcagtgtcgatgaggatgatttgGTTAGGCAGTAGCGAACCCCGAAGAACCCAGTGGAGTACCGATTGATCCGCGAGCAATGCATGTaaaaaacagggaaacagaagaaaaccAATTGTTCGTTAGTACACAAATCACCATCTCGCTACAGGTAAGACAAAAGTACACAAAAAACCGAATTACATTCTACCATATACACGGCACACGCAACATGAGAAAATCAGCAAGGACAAGGAAAGTAGGACTAGGGAAATGGCTATACTGGCGAATAGCAAGAGTTTAGCAGCAACATTAGTAGTTTGGCGAACGATATGCAGGTTAAACAGTAACTCGATAGCAATTGACCACCCGCCACGCGCTTTGCCGTTTTGCACGTTTCATTGTCTTGCCATCGCAACACCGTAGCTACGGAATCAATCCGCTCAGAGCGTGATAAAATGGACaaagtttgaaaaattaaaaaagaaaatatttcaatttttctttatGTTCTCAAATACGGCAATAAGTCTCTTATTCCCTGTCCTGGAACTAGATCCTAAACATTTCCTGAAGCTTCTCTGCGCAACGCAGCGAACGAACTGTGAACTTATACAAACGAACCAGCATTGCAAGTAGCGAGTTTCTATTACAACTAGTTTGGTACATCATCTAACGTACCGAAATGTAAAACATTATGTCCCGGTCTTGCTTGGCAATTAcaactcccctcccccttcccctaaCCACTATCTGTTATCGTCTTATCATGAAGAGACATGCCATAACGGGTGTGAGTTCGGTATTTCTGGTAAAGGTGTTATTAAAACTTATTCTAGCTCTATGATCCGTTTCGTTAAAATGTATCACATAACCTAGGAAGCTATTAAGTtacgacacagacacagggcACGCCATTAGAACGTTTCGGTGGCAATAAcctcgaaccgatcgatcaaatcgattccCGTGGAATATTGTAGTTCGTGTCACATCGATAACGTGCGCCATTCCGTGACTTAGGTTCTAAACAAAGTTATCCAAAACGATGGGGattcaaatatttttaaaacaagaaGCTTAGCATCCACCGAAAAATAGACCACCATTGTGCGTTAGTGACTATACTtccgcttgcttgcttgtcgCACAGCTTCCACACCACTTGATCACGGGTAACCTAGTTGACTGTTAAGGAAGTCTCTCGTTGGTAGGTccgtgatgatcatcatcgctatGCTTGgcagacgacgatgaggacggaGTTT is a window of Anopheles aquasalis chromosome 2, idAnoAquaMG_Q_19, whole genome shotgun sequence DNA encoding:
- the LOC126571466 gene encoding general odorant-binding protein lush-like; translated protein: MPTDGCSKRSARILLAFGVILLWSSSYFVQSAMTRKQLINSMDMMRSACAPKFKVETEMLDNLRKGIFEENPELKCYTMCIAKMAGTITKKGDINIQKTLAQMDAMLPPDMRDKAKEAIHACRETQGKYTDPCDKTFYSTKCLADYDRDSFLFP